A single genomic interval of Nocardioides nitrophenolicus harbors:
- the lepB gene encoding signal peptidase I, whose amino-acid sequence MTHRADSRPWLRTVLGLTALVVFFAVMLVVIAALAFSVKVSGSSMEPTLSTGDRLLVDPFGKGTIHRFDIVESTLGDREIPVVKRVIGLPGDRIKVRADQDPPVVLLRPAGEDATYAVDNPTWAGRVGAKVQACCAEDGTALPGGGGPAWVTVPAGSYWVVGDNWGGSDDSRTFGFVRSAQVRARIVFRLQPLGELGGLPDQARLVPVDG is encoded by the coding sequence GTGACCCACCGTGCCGACTCGCGACCCTGGCTGCGCACCGTCCTGGGACTCACCGCGCTGGTCGTCTTCTTCGCGGTGATGCTGGTCGTGATCGCGGCGCTCGCGTTCTCCGTGAAGGTGTCCGGGAGCAGCATGGAGCCGACCCTGTCGACCGGCGACCGGCTGCTCGTCGACCCGTTCGGGAAGGGCACGATCCACCGGTTCGACATCGTGGAGAGCACGCTCGGGGACCGCGAGATCCCTGTCGTGAAGCGGGTGATCGGGCTCCCGGGCGACCGGATCAAGGTGCGCGCCGACCAGGATCCGCCGGTCGTGCTGCTGCGTCCGGCGGGCGAGGACGCGACGTACGCCGTCGACAACCCGACCTGGGCCGGCCGGGTCGGCGCGAAGGTCCAGGCGTGCTGTGCCGAGGACGGCACCGCGCTGCCCGGTGGCGGCGGACCGGCCTGGGTGACGGTGCCGGCGGGCTCCTACTGGGTCGTCGGCGACAACTGGGGCGGCTCCGACGACTCGCGCACCTTCGGCTTCGTGCGCTCCGCCCAGGTGCGGGCGCGGATCGTGTTCCGGCTGCAGCCGCTCGGCGAGCTCGGCGGCCTGCCCGACCAGGCCCGGCTGGTGCCCGTCGACGGCTGA
- a CDS encoding pyridoxal phosphate-dependent aminotransferase, producing the protein MPAAARRVAGMGTTIFAEMSALAVRTGAVNLGQGFPDTDGPPVILDAAVAAVRGGANQYAPGPGVPALRQAIARHQQRHYAIELDPDRQVVVTTGCTEAIAGALLGLVDPGDEVVVLEPYYDSYTAMIDFAGGVRRPVTLRAPDFRLDPAELEAAVTGRTKLILLNTPHNPTGRVLDADELAAVARVAIAHDLLVVTDEVYEHLTFDGRPHVPISTLPGMAERTLTLSSAGKSWSVTGWKVGWATGPAELVAAVSAAKQWLTFTSGAPLQPAVAAALDAGDAFPARLARDLEAQRDQLVAGLRAAGLTTYVPEGTYFATTDVTTLGWASGRDFCRALPERAGVVAIPSEVFYDDPDAPGSGRRLVRWAFCKRPEVIAEAVRRLGAADLSARRTSD; encoded by the coding sequence ATGCCTGCTGCTGCCCGACGCGTCGCCGGGATGGGGACGACCATCTTCGCCGAGATGTCCGCGCTCGCGGTCCGGACCGGCGCCGTCAACCTCGGTCAGGGCTTCCCCGACACCGACGGGCCGCCGGTCATCCTCGACGCGGCCGTCGCGGCGGTGCGCGGAGGCGCCAACCAGTACGCGCCCGGGCCCGGCGTGCCCGCGCTGCGCCAGGCGATCGCGCGCCATCAGCAGCGCCACTACGCCATCGAGCTCGACCCGGACCGCCAGGTCGTGGTGACCACGGGCTGCACCGAGGCGATCGCCGGCGCGCTGCTCGGGTTGGTCGACCCGGGCGACGAGGTGGTGGTGCTCGAGCCCTACTACGACTCCTACACCGCGATGATCGACTTCGCCGGCGGCGTACGGCGACCGGTCACCCTGCGTGCTCCCGACTTCCGGCTCGACCCGGCCGAACTGGAGGCCGCGGTGACCGGGCGGACCAAGCTGATCCTGCTCAACACCCCGCACAACCCGACGGGCCGGGTGCTCGACGCCGACGAGCTGGCCGCCGTCGCACGGGTCGCGATCGCGCACGACCTGCTGGTCGTGACCGACGAGGTCTACGAGCACCTCACCTTCGACGGCCGCCCGCACGTGCCGATCTCGACGCTGCCCGGCATGGCCGAGCGCACCCTCACCCTGTCGAGTGCGGGGAAGTCCTGGTCGGTGACCGGCTGGAAGGTCGGCTGGGCGACCGGCCCGGCCGAGCTGGTGGCGGCGGTCAGCGCCGCCAAGCAGTGGCTGACCTTCACCTCCGGCGCGCCGCTGCAGCCCGCGGTGGCCGCGGCCCTCGACGCCGGCGACGCCTTCCCGGCCCGGCTGGCCCGGGACCTCGAGGCGCAGCGCGACCAGCTGGTCGCGGGGCTGCGCGCGGCCGGGCTGACGACGTACGTGCCCGAGGGCACCTACTTCGCCACCACCGACGTCACCACGCTCGGCTGGGCCAGCGGCCGCGACTTCTGCCGCGCCCTGCCCGAGCGCGCCGGGGTGGTCGCGATCCCCTCGGAGGTGTTCTACGACGACCCGGACGCGCCCGGCAGCGGACGCCGGCTGGTCCGCTGGGCGTTCTGCAAGCGACCGGAGGTCATCGCCGAGGCGGTACGCCGGCTCGGCGCCGCCGACCTCAGCGCCCGACGTACCAGCGACTGA
- a CDS encoding DUF6230 family protein yields the protein MTEVRLGTRRRALVPLAGGLVALVALFQLVSSNVLAVNFTTANQEFKLYSNYLQGAQAAGFLSTNDTSTGQDNGVAELGIRSAKLAGLCAIAYETVPVVGEVSLMILAGVPVKSSFANGSNTTTDGAGNALTFDGNGLLTGGNHITASNLFVNSRSLNGFGNLISGMNLGQSADTVDDTAGIAWPAGQSPPDAGDFGLTVDRLNVGGLGGDTYGINLQGAITLPNLKIKVVPGHKTQADCPTQAAG from the coding sequence ATGACCGAGGTCCGCCTCGGCACCCGCCGGCGGGCGCTGGTGCCGCTCGCCGGCGGGCTGGTCGCGCTCGTGGCGCTGTTCCAGCTGGTCAGCAGCAATGTGCTGGCGGTGAACTTCACCACCGCCAACCAGGAGTTCAAGCTCTACTCCAACTACCTCCAGGGCGCGCAGGCCGCCGGCTTCCTGTCCACCAACGACACCTCGACCGGGCAGGACAACGGCGTCGCGGAGCTCGGCATCCGCTCCGCGAAGCTCGCCGGACTGTGCGCGATCGCCTACGAGACCGTGCCGGTGGTGGGCGAGGTCTCGCTGATGATCCTGGCCGGCGTACCGGTGAAGAGCTCGTTCGCGAACGGCAGCAACACCACCACCGACGGAGCCGGCAACGCGCTGACCTTCGACGGCAACGGGCTGCTGACCGGCGGCAACCACATCACCGCCAGCAACCTGTTCGTGAACTCCCGCTCGCTCAACGGCTTCGGCAACCTGATCAGCGGCATGAACCTCGGCCAGAGCGCCGACACCGTCGACGACACCGCGGGCATCGCCTGGCCCGCCGGGCAGAGCCCGCCCGACGCCGGCGACTTCGGCCTCACCGTCGACCGGCTCAACGTCGGAGGCCTCGGCGGCGACACGTACGGCATCAACCTGCAGGGAGCGATCACCTTGCCGAACCTCAAGATCAAGGTCGTGCCCGGCCACAAGACGCAGGCCGACTGCCCGACCCAGGCGGCCGGCTGA
- a CDS encoding helix-turn-helix domain-containing protein, with translation MARHTEEIDDPTPLAGARIDVAARIGWLLRTSRVSAGVPLREFAARSGGGLSAATLSRVETTGRRSGSVVDAYERALGLPHGHLRAPVDVLCRTFAYAPADADPYVPDPSLTGFTAAVDAVQSPDPSAQDWLRFAEYHVLTPFGMPAHTIRPLVVRLADEVGRAAGLAYQLRYEALSKLRCSPYADVVGAAIRDAVEQPGMQRPADLLSAITELPTTDLVAWCGELLSHESWHIARAGCLGIQNMRSVGGLRRADWQPLVPVYAAACDAAAGDPLRQPILSATLAGCPPEFRTAVRDRLTEELVEPRRAAAWTRTRRNHHYTYAAALAAEIAERTDAQAGEAMLARLLFEVLYDFRATHVTTSSFLLVASPFADHVRELICRSALAGPDEITRHGAAFAFANLMIPFDTADPAPWLASEDQVLRGAGLSICGFAGVPLERELLCTLVRREDQVGYEAMFAAGMSQQPELAQLAADRTLPDGVRAAAAWWRTAGGRIIR, from the coding sequence ATGGCTCGGCACACCGAAGAGATCGACGACCCGACCCCGCTCGCGGGTGCGCGGATCGACGTCGCCGCGCGGATCGGGTGGCTGCTGCGGACCAGCCGGGTCTCGGCCGGCGTGCCGTTGCGCGAGTTCGCGGCCCGTAGCGGCGGCGGACTCTCGGCCGCGACCCTGTCCCGCGTCGAGACCACCGGCCGCCGCAGCGGGTCGGTGGTCGACGCGTACGAGCGGGCCCTCGGGCTGCCCCACGGCCACCTGCGCGCGCCGGTCGACGTGCTGTGCCGCACCTTCGCCTACGCCCCGGCCGACGCCGACCCGTACGTCCCGGACCCGAGCCTGACCGGGTTCACCGCGGCGGTCGACGCGGTCCAGTCACCCGACCCGAGCGCGCAGGACTGGCTGCGCTTCGCGGAGTACCACGTGCTCACGCCCTTCGGGATGCCGGCGCACACGATCCGCCCGCTCGTGGTCCGGCTGGCCGACGAGGTGGGCCGCGCCGCGGGGCTCGCCTACCAGCTGCGCTACGAGGCGCTCAGCAAGCTGCGCTGCAGTCCGTACGCCGACGTCGTCGGCGCCGCGATCCGGGACGCCGTCGAGCAGCCGGGCATGCAGCGCCCCGCCGACCTGCTCAGCGCGATCACCGAGCTGCCCACCACCGACCTGGTGGCGTGGTGCGGCGAGCTGCTGTCGCACGAGTCGTGGCACATCGCGCGCGCCGGATGCCTCGGCATCCAGAACATGCGCAGCGTCGGCGGTCTGCGCCGGGCGGACTGGCAGCCCCTGGTCCCGGTGTACGCCGCCGCGTGCGACGCCGCGGCCGGAGACCCGCTGCGGCAGCCGATCCTCAGCGCCACCCTCGCCGGCTGCCCGCCGGAGTTCCGCACGGCGGTGCGCGACCGGCTCACCGAGGAGCTGGTCGAGCCGCGGCGTGCGGCGGCCTGGACCCGGACCCGCCGCAACCACCACTACACCTACGCCGCCGCGCTGGCCGCCGAGATCGCCGAGCGCACCGACGCCCAGGCCGGCGAGGCGATGCTGGCCCGGCTGCTGTTCGAGGTGCTCTACGACTTCCGCGCCACCCACGTGACGACGTCGTCCTTCCTGCTGGTGGCCTCGCCGTTCGCCGACCACGTCCGCGAGCTCATCTGCCGCTCGGCGCTGGCCGGACCCGACGAGATCACCCGACACGGCGCGGCGTTCGCGTTCGCCAACCTGATGATCCCCTTCGACACGGCCGACCCGGCGCCGTGGCTGGCGTCCGAGGACCAGGTGCTGCGTGGCGCGGGCCTCAGCATCTGCGGGTTCGCCGGCGTACCGCTGGAGCGCGAGCTGCTCTGCACGCTGGTCCGGCGCGAGGACCAGGTCGGCTACGAGGCGATGTTCGCCGCCGGAATGTCCCAGCAGCCCGAGCTCGCGCAGCTGGCCGCCGACCGGACCCTGCCGGACGGCGTCCGCGCGGCCGCCGCGTGGTGGCGCACCGCGGGGGGCCGGATCATCCGCTGA
- a CDS encoding DUF6114 domain-containing protein, translating into MTDTTVSGPASPVRTSRPAALRHAFARFRRTRPFWGALVLALGAYFIARPLLGGTFAFYTTVGIRSITPLLLAGGMLAAAGIAVVVPAQRHFPALVAMMLAVASLPLANLGGWLVGMVLGITGAGLVFAWTPYSDKQLARFAAKDALRAERRAARRAAR; encoded by the coding sequence ATGACTGACACCACCGTCTCCGGCCCGGCGAGCCCGGTCCGCACCTCGCGGCCGGCCGCACTCCGGCACGCCTTCGCCCGCTTCCGTCGTACCCGCCCGTTCTGGGGTGCGCTCGTGCTCGCCCTGGGCGCCTACTTCATCGCGCGGCCGCTCCTCGGCGGCACCTTCGCGTTCTACACGACCGTCGGCATCCGCAGCATCACGCCGCTGCTGCTCGCCGGCGGCATGCTCGCCGCGGCGGGGATCGCGGTCGTCGTACCCGCGCAACGGCACTTCCCCGCCCTGGTCGCCATGATGCTCGCGGTCGCGTCGCTGCCGCTGGCCAACCTCGGCGGCTGGCTGGTCGGCATGGTCCTCGGCATCACCGGCGCCGGGCTGGTCTTCGCCTGGACGCCGTACTCCGACAAGCAGCTCGCCCGCTTCGCCGCCAAGGACGCGCTGCGCGCCGAGCGGCGCGCGGCCCGACGGGCGGCGCGATGA
- a CDS encoding DUF6230 family protein, which translates to MADRYGTRWGRAAAAAGTTLGALAALATLTWQQALGFDATIVIQGGDATFSSSQITADDAAFGMAPVRLSDGTWKNLLRAGFARAGMDGLCVSKTESVGPVKYTLKLTSGDGTSALEIGAADAGFDVTTLRGTGINLQGSTQIGQATTDLTTAPGAAPYVANPFGVPSTYDGGFFGPGGSGPQVYGGTANGGHVNGQGYTGIDATRGTLSGVYGRLWQAQVSGNITLPNLRIQVLAFKDATGFNANGTPNTTPDGIDDRSCWAEARAGTFPR; encoded by the coding sequence ATGGCCGACAGGTACGGAACCCGATGGGGTCGCGCGGCCGCGGCGGCCGGCACCACCCTGGGCGCGCTCGCCGCGCTCGCGACCCTCACCTGGCAGCAGGCCCTCGGCTTCGACGCGACGATCGTCATCCAGGGCGGCGACGCCACCTTCTCGTCCTCGCAGATCACGGCCGACGACGCGGCCTTCGGCATGGCTCCGGTGCGGCTGAGCGACGGGACCTGGAAGAACCTGCTGCGGGCGGGCTTCGCCCGGGCCGGCATGGACGGACTGTGCGTGTCGAAGACCGAGTCGGTCGGACCGGTGAAGTACACCCTCAAGCTGACCTCGGGCGACGGCACCTCCGCGCTCGAGATCGGCGCCGCCGACGCCGGCTTCGACGTCACCACGCTGCGCGGCACCGGCATCAACCTGCAGGGCAGCACCCAGATCGGGCAGGCCACGACGGACCTGACCACGGCGCCCGGCGCGGCGCCGTACGTCGCGAACCCGTTCGGCGTGCCGTCGACGTACGACGGGGGCTTCTTCGGCCCCGGCGGGTCCGGTCCGCAGGTCTACGGCGGCACCGCCAACGGCGGCCACGTCAACGGCCAGGGCTACACCGGCATCGACGCGACGCGCGGCACCCTGAGCGGCGTCTACGGGCGGCTGTGGCAGGCACAGGTGAGCGGCAACATCACCCTCCCGAACCTGCGGATCCAGGTGCTCGCCTTCAAGGACGCCACCGGCTTCAACGCCAACGGCACCCCGAACACCACCCCCGACGGCATCGACGACCGCTCCTGCTGGGCCGAGGCCCGCGCGGGCACCTTCCCCCGCTGA
- the clpB gene encoding ATP-dependent chaperone ClpB: MSQFGADKFTTRSREAIEAAQLAATTAGNTSVEPIHLLVALLLQEEGTAAHLVAKAGVDVSALVHAASAARDGLPRASGATVQQPAGSAALTRVLASALDLARSMKDEYVATEHLLIALATVESSAQQVLVDAGLSGDALRESLTAVRGNRRVTSQDAEATYEALEKYSVDLTAAAEEGKLDPVIGRDQEIRRVVQVLSRRTKNNPVLIGEPGVGKTAVVEGLAQRVVAGDVPDSLKGKRVLSLDLMGMVAGAKYRGEFEERLKAVLDEIKQSEGQVITFIDELHTVVGAGAGGDSQMDAGNMLKPMLARGELHMIGATTLDEYRESIEKDPALERRFQQVFVGEPSVEDTIQILRGIQEKYEAHHGVRITDAALVAAATLSDRYISGRQLPDKAIDLVDEAASRLRMEIESSPEEIDQLRRQVDRLKMEEFALAKESDDASRERLDVLRGDLADKEEELRGLEARWEREKAELEGEGVLRRQLDQLRVEAERLQREGDLGGASAILYGQIPALEQQIKAVEAAEDAEPAGEKLVGEEVGATQVAEVVEAWTGIPTGRLLQGETAKLLDMEQVIGARLIGQADAVRAVSDAVRRARAGISDPNRPTGSFLFLGPTGVGKTELAKSLADFLFDDDRAIVRIDMSEYAEKHSVARLVGAPPGYVGYDEGGQLTEAVRRRPYSVVLLDEVEKAHPEVFDILLQVLDDGRLTDGQGRTVDFRNTILILTSNLGSQFLVDPTMAPDVQREAVLGVVRASFKPEFLNRLDEIVTFDALSREDLAQIVELLLRSLEARLAARRISLSVTPEARAWLAETGYDPAYGARPLRRLIQTAIGDPLARMLIGGEVADGGSVTVDRGEDGLVLAG; encoded by the coding sequence ATGAGCCAATTCGGGGCCGACAAGTTCACCACGCGCAGCCGCGAGGCGATCGAGGCTGCCCAGCTCGCCGCGACCACGGCGGGCAACACCAGCGTCGAGCCGATCCACCTGCTCGTCGCCCTGCTGCTGCAGGAGGAGGGGACCGCCGCGCACCTCGTCGCGAAGGCCGGGGTCGACGTGTCGGCCCTGGTCCACGCCGCCTCGGCGGCCCGCGACGGGCTGCCGCGCGCCAGCGGCGCCACCGTCCAGCAGCCGGCCGGATCCGCGGCCCTGACCCGGGTCCTCGCCTCCGCGCTGGACCTGGCGCGGTCGATGAAGGACGAGTACGTCGCGACCGAGCACCTGCTCATCGCGCTCGCCACCGTCGAGTCCTCGGCCCAGCAGGTCCTGGTCGACGCGGGGCTGAGCGGCGACGCGCTGCGTGAGTCGCTCACGGCCGTGCGCGGCAACCGGCGGGTGACCTCGCAGGACGCCGAGGCGACGTACGAGGCGCTCGAGAAGTACTCCGTCGACCTCACCGCCGCCGCCGAGGAGGGCAAGCTGGACCCGGTCATCGGCCGCGACCAGGAGATCCGGCGCGTGGTGCAGGTGCTCTCGCGTCGGACGAAGAACAACCCGGTGCTCATCGGCGAGCCCGGCGTCGGCAAGACCGCCGTCGTCGAGGGCCTCGCCCAGCGCGTCGTCGCCGGCGACGTCCCCGACTCCCTGAAGGGCAAGCGCGTGCTGAGCCTGGACCTGATGGGCATGGTCGCGGGCGCGAAGTACCGCGGTGAGTTCGAGGAGCGGCTCAAGGCCGTGCTCGACGAGATCAAGCAGTCCGAGGGCCAGGTCATCACCTTCATCGACGAGCTGCACACCGTCGTCGGCGCGGGCGCGGGCGGCGACTCGCAGATGGACGCCGGCAACATGCTCAAGCCGATGCTGGCCCGGGGCGAGCTGCACATGATCGGCGCGACCACGCTCGACGAGTACCGCGAGTCGATCGAGAAGGATCCCGCGCTGGAGCGTCGCTTCCAGCAGGTCTTCGTCGGCGAGCCCTCGGTCGAGGACACCATCCAGATCCTGCGCGGCATCCAGGAGAAGTACGAGGCCCACCACGGCGTCCGGATCACCGACGCCGCGCTGGTGGCCGCCGCGACCCTGTCCGACCGCTACATCAGCGGCCGACAGCTCCCCGACAAGGCGATCGACCTCGTCGACGAGGCCGCGTCCCGGCTGCGGATGGAGATCGAGTCCTCCCCGGAGGAGATCGACCAGCTGCGCCGTCAGGTCGACCGGCTCAAGATGGAGGAGTTCGCGCTCGCCAAGGAGTCCGACGACGCCTCCCGCGAGCGGCTCGACGTACTGCGGGGCGACCTCGCCGACAAGGAGGAGGAGCTGCGCGGGCTGGAGGCCCGCTGGGAGCGGGAGAAGGCCGAGCTCGAGGGCGAGGGCGTGCTGCGCCGTCAGCTCGACCAGCTCCGCGTCGAGGCCGAGCGGCTGCAGCGCGAGGGCGACCTCGGTGGTGCGAGCGCCATCCTCTACGGCCAGATCCCCGCGCTGGAGCAGCAGATCAAGGCCGTCGAGGCGGCCGAGGACGCCGAGCCGGCCGGCGAGAAGCTCGTCGGCGAGGAGGTCGGGGCCACCCAGGTCGCCGAAGTGGTCGAGGCCTGGACCGGCATCCCCACCGGACGCCTGCTGCAGGGCGAGACCGCCAAGCTGCTCGACATGGAGCAGGTCATCGGCGCCCGCCTGATCGGCCAGGCCGACGCGGTGCGAGCCGTCAGCGACGCCGTACGCCGGGCCCGGGCCGGGATCTCCGACCCGAACCGACCCACCGGCTCCTTCCTGTTCCTCGGTCCCACGGGTGTCGGCAAGACCGAGCTCGCCAAGTCGCTCGCCGACTTCCTGTTCGACGACGACCGGGCGATCGTGCGCATCGACATGAGCGAGTACGCCGAGAAGCACTCCGTCGCGCGGCTCGTCGGCGCCCCTCCGGGCTACGTCGGGTACGACGAGGGCGGCCAGCTCACCGAGGCGGTCCGCCGGCGTCCGTACTCCGTCGTCCTGCTGGACGAGGTCGAGAAGGCGCACCCCGAGGTCTTCGACATCCTGCTGCAGGTGCTCGACGACGGCCGGCTCACCGACGGGCAGGGGCGCACGGTCGACTTCCGCAACACGATCCTGATCCTCACCTCCAACCTGGGCTCGCAGTTCCTGGTCGACCCGACCATGGCCCCGGACGTGCAGAGGGAGGCGGTCCTGGGGGTCGTGCGGGCGTCCTTCAAGCCCGAGTTCCTCAACCGGCTCGACGAGATCGTCACCTTCGACGCGCTCTCCCGCGAGGACCTGGCCCAGATCGTGGAGCTGCTGCTCCGCTCCCTGGAGGCGCGGCTCGCCGCCCGCCGGATCTCGCTGTCGGTCACGCCCGAGGCGCGGGCCTGGCTGGCCGAGACCGGCTACGACCCGGCGTACGGCGCCCGGCCGCTGCGGCGGCTGATCCAGACCGCCATCGGCGACCCGCTCGCCCGGATGCTGATCGGCGGCGAGGTCGCCGACGGTGGGTCGGTCACGGTCGACCGGGGGGAGGACGGGTTGGTGCTGGCGGGGTGA
- a CDS encoding Abi-alpha family protein, giving the protein MTEDLDQDGLPRLPALTGPAVAESLPGLARVAGSAALHTAGWGLRTTTRNWMRVGRAVTSRDEAASLIRDVGSYVGALGEVAKQVSGGVPVATALLRAGESLGGGAERPREVLPGPLVDGQVVASRPQSLRDRGKDLLERSRDVWSTDDRHPAFDRILDELAPDEARILVMLLRDGPQPSVDVRTGGPIGMVSSQLIAPGLNMVGPRAGLRYLEQVPSYLNNLFRLGLVWFSREPVRDHLEYQVLEAQPDVLAALHSVKFAKVVRRSIHLTPFGEEFCKLALVDEQTASSADLPEHEAPPEVEGQ; this is encoded by the coding sequence ATGACTGAGGACCTCGACCAGGACGGCCTGCCGCGGCTGCCCGCGCTGACCGGGCCCGCGGTGGCGGAGTCGCTGCCGGGGCTGGCCCGGGTCGCCGGATCGGCCGCGCTGCACACCGCCGGCTGGGGACTGCGCACGACCACCCGCAACTGGATGCGGGTCGGGCGCGCGGTGACCAGCCGCGACGAGGCGGCGTCGCTGATCCGCGACGTCGGCTCGTACGTCGGCGCGCTCGGCGAGGTCGCCAAGCAGGTGTCCGGCGGGGTGCCCGTCGCCACCGCGCTGCTGCGTGCGGGGGAGTCTCTCGGCGGCGGCGCGGAGCGGCCGCGGGAGGTGCTCCCCGGTCCGCTGGTCGACGGCCAGGTGGTGGCCTCTCGGCCCCAGTCGCTGCGGGACCGCGGCAAGGACCTGCTCGAGCGCTCGCGGGACGTGTGGAGCACCGACGACCGCCACCCCGCGTTCGACCGGATCCTCGACGAGCTCGCCCCCGACGAGGCCCGGATCCTGGTCATGCTGCTGCGCGACGGGCCGCAGCCGTCGGTCGACGTGCGCACGGGTGGGCCGATCGGCATGGTCAGCAGTCAGCTGATCGCCCCCGGTCTCAACATGGTCGGGCCGCGGGCCGGGCTGCGCTACCTCGAGCAGGTGCCGTCGTACCTCAACAACCTGTTCCGGCTCGGCCTGGTCTGGTTCTCCCGCGAGCCGGTGCGCGACCACCTGGAGTACCAGGTGCTCGAGGCGCAGCCCGACGTGCTGGCCGCCCTGCACTCGGTGAAGTTCGCGAAGGTCGTGCGGCGCAGCATCCACCTCACGCCGTTCGGCGAGGAGTTCTGCAAGCTGGCGCTGGTCGACGAGCAGACCGCGTCGAGCGCGGACCTGCCCGAACACGAGGCGCCGCCGGAGGTCGAGGGGCAGTGA
- a CDS encoding DUF6230 family protein: MGRTRLGRFAAVTVPATLLTAGLGVAMLQGMVGAVLSSADGFTLNSDRITSDGLKARTGAANVAGGNQATIYAETGANTNASGIEVITPDVTIPLLNLPAHLEVTSTDTTIGLGSVGLNAKTLTTPDGATLGTTTIGVAQSEAGFANTATDSGYVADAFALTSSSADLPNVNAKAYAITLESLALDNLSLSVKLGN, translated from the coding sequence ATGGGCCGGACCCGTCTGGGTCGGTTCGCGGCTGTCACGGTGCCGGCGACCCTGCTGACCGCAGGGCTCGGTGTCGCGATGCTGCAGGGAATGGTCGGCGCCGTGCTGTCGTCGGCCGACGGTTTCACGCTCAACAGTGACCGGATCACCAGCGACGGACTCAAGGCGCGCACCGGCGCGGCCAATGTCGCCGGCGGCAACCAGGCCACGATCTACGCGGAGACCGGGGCGAACACCAACGCGAGCGGCATCGAGGTCATCACGCCCGACGTGACGATCCCGCTGCTCAACCTGCCGGCGCACCTCGAGGTGACCTCGACGGACACCACGATCGGACTGGGATCGGTCGGGCTCAACGCCAAGACCCTGACCACCCCCGACGGCGCCACGCTCGGCACCACCACCATCGGTGTCGCGCAGTCCGAGGCGGGATTCGCCAACACCGCGACAGACAGCGGGTACGTCGCCGACGCCTTCGCGCTGACGAGCTCCTCGGCGGACCTGCCGAACGTCAACGCCAAGGCCTACGCGATCACGCTGGAGAGCCTCGCACTCGACAACCTGTCGCTCTCGGTCAAGCTCGGCAACTGA
- a CDS encoding DUF6114 domain-containing protein — MAAQVRRRLGAVRTAFRGFRRTRPFWGGLWCILAGAWIVRSMFFSFLLAVSGGWSYSAGYILGGGLVVFGLVAWFAPHYRGLVGLLAVGLALAAFVAANLGGYLVGSVLGILGGSMVWAWGEKAPRRVRGGRRRSVPVS; from the coding sequence ATGGCCGCGCAGGTACGACGGCGGCTCGGCGCCGTGCGGACGGCCTTCCGCGGGTTCCGGCGTACCCGTCCGTTCTGGGGCGGACTGTGGTGCATCCTCGCCGGGGCGTGGATCGTCCGCTCGATGTTCTTCTCGTTCCTGCTCGCGGTGAGCGGCGGGTGGAGCTACTCGGCCGGCTACATCCTCGGCGGCGGCCTGGTCGTGTTCGGCCTGGTCGCCTGGTTCGCGCCGCACTACCGCGGACTCGTCGGCCTGCTCGCGGTCGGGCTCGCCCTGGCGGCGTTCGTGGCCGCCAACCTCGGCGGCTACCTCGTCGGCTCGGTACTCGGGATCCTCGGGGGCTCGATGGTGTGGGCCTGGGGCGAGAAGGCGCCCCGGCGCGTGCGCGGCGGGCGCCGGCGGTCCGTCCCGGTCTCGTGA